Proteins co-encoded in one Oceanibaculum nanhaiense genomic window:
- a CDS encoding VirB3 family type IV secretion system protein, with protein sequence MDAARHIEGFEIPVHRALTEPILLGGAPRAVAILNGTLAAAIGLGLQQWIAGLGLFVAGHTLSVFAARRDPDFLSVLARQLRQRGWWRC encoded by the coding sequence ATGGATGCTGCTCGCCACATCGAGGGCTTCGAAATCCCGGTCCATCGCGCGCTGACCGAGCCGATCCTGCTCGGCGGCGCGCCGCGCGCCGTCGCCATCCTCAACGGCACGCTCGCGGCCGCCATCGGCCTCGGTCTCCAGCAGTGGATCGCCGGGCTCGGCCTGTTCGTCGCCGGGCATACGCTCAGCGTTTTTGCGGCTCGGCGCGATCCGGACTTCCTGTCCGTGCTCGCCCGCCAACTGCGTCAACGGGGGTGGTGGCGATGCTGA
- a CDS encoding TrbC/VirB2 family protein: MRKKLRFLSATALTFLLTAPAYAAGSGMPWEEPLQRILESVQGPVAKIVAVIIIIITGLTLAFGETSGGFRRLIQIVFGLSIAFAASSFFLSFFSFGGGALV, encoded by the coding sequence ATGCGCAAAAAGCTCCGATTTCTGTCGGCTACCGCCCTCACGTTTCTGCTCACGGCCCCGGCCTATGCGGCGGGCTCCGGCATGCCGTGGGAAGAACCGCTCCAGCGCATCCTGGAATCGGTTCAGGGGCCGGTGGCCAAGATCGTCGCGGTGATCATCATCATAATCACCGGCCTGACGCTCGCCTTCGGCGAGACCTCGGGCGGCTTCCGGCGGCTGATCCAGATCGTCTTCGGCCTGTCCATCGCCTTCGCGGCGTCGAGCTTCTTCCTCTCCTTCTTCTCCTTCGGCGGCGGGGCGCTCGTCTGA